A window of Panicum virgatum strain AP13 chromosome 8K, P.virgatum_v5, whole genome shotgun sequence contains these coding sequences:
- the LOC120645869 gene encoding zinc finger BED domain-containing protein RICESLEEPER 1-like, which produces MDVRWNSTYLMLKHLVPHKQTFGVFIQTQYPRAEGTPYLLTDGHWYVAEKILEFFELFYDSTVVLFGVYYPTAPLILYNLIEIAGQLKNYENDRMLRDVVIPMKSKYLKYWNDIPLLYSIAFIMDPRAKIKGFSNALRLLSSLTGTDYSAYFTSVRAAMSDMFGKYESKFGSIRLARPTHKPSTGKRKAQWGKIFGDGSTSTTSPGSGLGSVGTGGSFTVPLGRMTSASALLQAASTGESTFSLTGRIIEERMRQLKPEMVEMLTCIKDWEAADERAQHMVEDGDLQAAYEDQYLDETPAQAAV; this is translated from the exons atggatgtgaGGTGGAACTCCACCTATCTCATGCTTAAGCATCTTGTTCCTCACAAGCAAACATTTGGTGTTTTCATCCAAACCCAGTACCCCAGAGCAGAAGGTACTCCTTATCTCTTAACTGATGGACATTGGTATGTTGCTGAAAAAATTCTAGAGTTCTTTGAACTATTTTATGATTCTACTGTTGTCTTATTTGGTGTTTACTATCCCACTGCTCCACTTATATTGTATAATCTCATTGAAATTGCTGGACAacttaaaaattatgaaaatgacAGAATGCTTAGAGATGTGGTAATTCCTATGAAATCTAAATACCTTAAGTACTGGAATGACATACCTCTGCTTTATTCCATTGCATTCATCATGGATCCTAGAGCTAAAATAAAAGGTTTTAGCAATGCTCTCAGGCTGCTCTCTAGTTTAACTGGTACTGACTATTCTGCTTATTTTACCTCTGTGAGAGCTGCTATGTCTGACATGTTTGGCAAGTATGAAAGCAAGTTTGGTTCTATTAGATTGGCAAGGCCTACACATAAACCTTCTACTGGTAAGAGAAAAGCTCAATGGGGTAAGATCTTTGGTGATGGTTCTACTTCTACTACTTCTCCTGGGTCTGGTCTTGGCAGTGTTGGTACTGGTGGCTCTTTTACTGTTCCTCTTGGTAGAATGACATCTGCAAGTGCTTTGCTGCAAGCAGCAAGCACTGGTG AATCTACATTTAGTCTAACTGGCAGGATCATAGAGGAGAGGATGCGTCAGTTGAAGCCAGAGATGGTAGAAATGCTCACATGCATCAAAGACTGGGAGGCTGCAGATGAAAGAGCTCAGCACATGGTGGAGGATGGAGACCTGCAGGCAGCTTATGAAGATCAGTACCTTGATGAAACTCCAGCACAAGCTGCTGTGTAA
- the LOC120644981 gene encoding uncharacterized protein LOC120644981: MGTSICSLPSTVVQLRHLMCLYIESYTRLPNGIGSLTSLEELLFLRIDDDDSIADITDELGQLTGLRVLSIALFSNWNDKLVECLCKLRKIQNLYIEVRNGRRNIGGLDAWVAPRHLRMLNTRWSCWFSTVQTWVNPLLLPDLSFLSIAVRELEQADLDILGKLPALRYLDLEVDHEDLGILGGFVVGAGSFPCLVRSGFGGFVGPVVFEHGAMPSLKTLHVQFAVREAREIPSSDGGFGKGLGNLPSLQDVWVYLNFEGASNEEVKDLKVVLRHSVEINTNHPRLHIY; the protein is encoded by the coding sequence ATGGGCACCAGTATCTGTAGCTTGCCATCAACTGTTGTTCAGCTCAGACATTTGATGTGTCTCTACATCGAGTCATACACAAGATTGCCAAATGGTATTGGGAGCCTAACAAGCCTTGAGGAGCTGCTATTCTTACgcatcgacgacgacgactccaTCGCAGACATCACAGATGAGTTAGGCCAGCTTACAGGACTGAGGGTGCTGAGTATTGCTCTCTTCAGCAATTGGAATGACAAGCTGGTGGAGTGCCTATGCAAGCTGCGAAAGATCCAAAATCTCTATATCGAGGTCCGCAATGGTCGCCGGAACATCGGTGGATTGGATGCCTGGGTAGCCCCTCGACATCTCCGCATGCTGAACACAAGATGGAGCTGCTGGTTCTCAACTGTGCAAACGTGGGTGAACCCGTTGCTCCTCCCGGACCTCTCCTTCCTATCTATCGCCGTGAGGGAGCTAGAACAGGCTGATCTAGACATCCTCGGAAAGTTGCCAGCTCTCCGGTATCTTGATCTGGAGGTAGACCATGAGGATCTCGGAATCCTTGGAGGATTTGTTGTCGGTGCTGGTTCGTTCCCATGCCTGGTACGCTCCGGGTTCGGGGGATTTGTAGGGCCCGTAGTGTTTGAGCATGGGGCAATGCCGAGCCTCAAAACCCTTCACGTCCAATTCGCTGTGAGGGAGGCGAGAGAAATCCCCAGCAGCGATGGTGGTTTTGGCAAGGGACTGGGAAACCTGCCATCGCTCCAGGATGTCTGGGTTTACTTGAATTTTGAAGGCGCTAGCAATGAGGAAGTGAAGGATTTGAAGGTTGTGTTGAGACACTCGGTTGAAATCAATACCAATCATCCCAGGCTCCACATATACTGA
- the LOC120645870 gene encoding dirigent protein 3-like, with the protein MHVVLLYVSSIAPAGYKQDGRSRQLAESQALTIAPSSSAKQLIAVAGAAFLLATAVAFLLAAESGRPQPVHLRLYMHDVMRGPGTTAIHLIHGVGPPHDVERGAYFGDTAAIDDVVTEEPDAGARAVGRAQGTYMLASQHEEVLAVAVTVALTARPYSGSTFSVAGRVGVYDDKAEAAVFGGTGRLRRTAGYLTWRMVELVVSEGYVMVELDVHMSVPPVSAAGGIWWSSLLRLIN; encoded by the coding sequence ATGCACGTTGTCTTACTTTATGTCTCCTCGATCGCTCCGGCCGGCTATAAGCAAGACGGTCGATCGAGACAGCTCGCTGAGTCCCAAGCTCTCACAATTGCCCCCAGCTCCTCCGCAAAGCAGctcatcgccgtcgccggcgcggcTTTCCTGCTTGCCACCGCCGTGGCTttcctgctcgccgccgagtCCGGCCGCCCGCAGCCGGTGCACCTGCGGCTGTACATGCACGACGTGATGCGCGGGCCGGGGACGACGGCCATCCACCTCATCCACGGCGTCGGGCCGCCGCACGACGTTGAGCGGGGCGCCTACTTCGGCGACACGGCGGCGATCGACGATGTGGTGACGGAGGAGCCCGACGCCGGCGCGCGGGCCGTCGGCCGGGCGCAGGGCACCTACATGCTGGCCTCCCAGCACGAGGAGGTGCTTGCCGTCGCCGTCACCGTCGCGCTCACCGCGAGGCCGTACAGCGGCAGCACCTTCTCCGTGGCCGGCCGCGTCGGGGTCTACGACGACAAGGCGGAGGCCGCGGTGTTCGGCGGCACGGGCCGGCTCCGGCGCACCGCCGGCTACCTGACGTGGAGGATGGTCGAGCTGGTGGTGTCCGAGGGGTACGTGATGGTGGAGCTCGACGTGCACATGTCCGTGCCGCCGGTGAGCGCCGCCGGTGGCATCTGGTGGTCATCTCTGTTGCGATTGATTAACTAA
- the LOC120644982 gene encoding disease resistance protein RGA5-like, translating to MKELVGIEEARDEFINKFLTQGNNVPMKQGKTVSIFGFGGLGKTTLANAVYEKIRAQFDCCAFVSVSQTPDLKRLFKGLLNDFGESINEEILDESRLIKVLREFLQDKRYIVVVDDIWDISVWKRIRCALPDNDVGYTIITTTRIADVAEQAGGAYKLKPLSSNNSRKLFFRRIFGNKNKDSNKEIEKCPDDELAEVSGRILKKCAGVPLAIITMASLLACKARNKLEWYEVYNSVGTGMENNMDVENM from the exons ATGAAAGAGCTTGTTGGAATTGAAGAGGCAAGGGATGAGTTCATCAATAAATTTTTGACACAAGGGAATAACGTTCCCATGAAGCAAGGAAAGACCGTTTCAATTTTTGGATTTGGAGGCCTGGGAAAGACAACTCTTGCTAATGCAGTTTATGAAAAGATTAGAGCACAATTCGATTGTTGTGCTTTTGTTTCTGTGTCTCAAACTCCTGACTTGAAGAGATTATTCAAGGGCTTACTCAATGATTTTGGCGAGAGCATTAATGAAGAAATATTGGATGAGAGTCGACTCATAAAAGTACTCAGAGAATTCCTTCAGGACAAAAG GTATATcgttgttgttgatgacatATGGGATATCTCAGTTTGGAAAAGGATTAGATGTGCTTTGCCTGATAATGATGTTGGATACACAATTATTACAACTACCCGTATTGCTGATGTTGCTGAACAAGCTGGCGGTGCTTACAAGCTGAAACCCCTTTCTTCAAACAACTCTCGGAAGCTATTTTTTAGAAGAATATTTGgtaacaaaaacaaagacagcaataaagaaatagaaaaatgtcCTGATGATGAACTTGCAGAAGTATCTGGCAGAATACTAAAGAAATGTGCTGGTGTGCCCTTAGCAATTATTACAATGGCTAGCTTGCTAGCTTGCAAAGCAAGAAATAAACTGGAGTGGTACGAGGTGTACAACTCTGTTGGTACTGGCATGGAAAACAATATGGATGTGGAGAATATGTGA
- the LOC120644983 gene encoding disease resistance protein Pik-2-like, with translation MEVVMGLLLRLILKVGDLLVGEYKLQRGVKGEIMFLHPELESMQGALKEIATAPPNQLCEQDKIWASEVRELCYDIEDSIDTFVVRCTGGAPAGPPDGMWAFISRSLDLLTRLRIRRQVAADIRDIKRRVVEAGERRKRYRVDMARPAAAVDPRLLAHYRKETELVGIDEARDEVISILMERDDQVANQHGKGVSIVGFGGSERRPLLMQCMKSSRKILIAGRLFRCLKLLA, from the coding sequence ATGGAGGTCGTGATGGGGTTGCTGTTGAGGCTCATCCTCAAGGTCGGGGATCTGCTCGTCGGCGAGTACAAGCTGCAGAGAGGGGTCAAGGGGGAGATCATGTTCCTCCACCCTGAGCTCGAGAGCATGCAGGGGGCGCTCAAGGAGATTGCCACTGCTCCTCCGAACCAGCTCTGCGAGCAGGACAAGATCTGGGCCAGCGAGGTGCGGGAGCTCTGCTACGACATCGAGGACAGCATCGATACCTTCGTGGTGCGTTGcacgggcggcgcgccggcagGGCCGCCGGACGGCATGTGGGCGTTCATCAGTCGGAGCCTGGATCTGCTGACGAGGCTCCGGATCCGCCGTCAGGTCGCCGCCGACATCCGAGACATCAAGAGGCGTGTGGttgaggccggcgagcggcgcaagAGGTACAGGGTCGATATGGCtaggcctgctgctgctgtcgatcCTCGTTTGTTGGCGCATTACAGGAAGGAGACAGAGCTTGTTGGGATTGATGAGGCTAGAGATGAGGTGATCAGCATTCTGATGGAAAGGGATGATCAGGTGGCCAACCAGCATGGCAAGGGGGTTTCCATTGTTGGATTTGGGGGCTCGGAAAGACGACCCTTGCTAATGCAGTGTATGAAAAGCTCAAGGAAAATTTTGATTGCTGGGCGTTTGTTTCGGTGTCTCAAACTCCTGGCATGA